The sequence ACGCCGTCGTCGACATGCCTGCGCATGCTGCCCGCCGCAACGCCCGCGAGAAAGCCGATGGACCAGCGTCCCTCCGCCGGCCATTCCACGAGCACGACCGACTTGAACGGGCGCTCCTGCTCGCCGAACATCGTGCGCGTGATGCTGTTCGCGGCGGCATAGATGCGCCGGGCGAGCGGGATGCGCTCGAGCAGCGTGGACCAGCCGGCGAGGAGACGCGAGCCCAGCGCGCGCTCAGCTCCCCAGCCGACCAGGAAGAGCAGCAGCAGGAGCATGATCAGGCCGAGCCCGGGAATCGGGAACGGCAGCCACGGATAGAGGAACTGGCCGAGCAGCCCGTCGACCAGGTTGAACAGCCACCAGAGAACGACGGCGGTCACCGTCACGGGCGCGATGACAATGACGCCGGCGATCAGCCGACGTCGGAAATGCGCCGACTTCGTGGTCGTGCGCTCGCTTGCTTCTGCCATTCCGTCCTTCACCTCGCGGGGATCACCCCCCACACCTGGCCGGCTCCATCGGGCCGGTCCACTCAGCCCATCACCTCGCGGAGGATCCGCTCCTGCCTGCGCCACATGCCGCTGCGCAGCCGCGCGGCGCCATCGGGATGATCATACCCCAGAACGTGCAGTGTGCCGTGGATCGCGACACGCGCAAGCTCCTCGCGGACCGCCACATCATTCTCTCTTGCCTGCCGCACGACCTGGTCAAAGCCGATGTACACGTCGCCGATCACGCTCTCGCCATCCTCGTACAGTGGAAACGAGATCACGTCCGTAGGTCCGTCGTGCTTCAGCCATTCCTGGTTGAGCGCGGCGATGCCCTGGTCGTCGAGCAGTGTAAGTGACAGCTCCGCATCGGGCGCGTCCGCCAGGGCAGCACGTGCAGCGCGACGCAGCAGTGCGGCCGTCCCGGCGGACGCAGGGCTCGGTCGCTCGCGCGTGCGCCGGGCGAGCGCGGGTGCAACTTGCACGCTGACCTGCGGCATTCAGGGAGAGCTGCGTCCCGCCGCGGCGACCGGGGCCGGCGGCGGCACCTGCTGCGTCGGGTAATCGATGCGGTGGTGATACATCCCGAGCAGCACGGTGACGACCTGCTGCTTGATCAGGCTCAGCTCGCGCATGGTGAGCGGTGCCTCCTCGAGCTGCCCCTCTGCGATCTTGCCGGCGACGATCCGGTCGACCAGCTCCCGGATCCGCTCCGCGGTCGGGTCCTGCAACACCTTCATGGCGGACTCGATCGAGTCGGCAAGCATCAGGATCGCGGTCTCACGCGTCTGCGGCCTGGGCCCCTGGTACGTGAACTCCGACGCGTCCACGCCCTCGTCGCGACGTCGTGCCTGCTCCAGGAAATACGCGATCTTCTGCGTGCCGTGGTGCTCCGGAATGAACTGCTTCACGGCCTCCGGCAGGTTCGCCCCCTCGGCCAGCCTGATCCCCTCGAGCACGTGGCTGCGTACGAGCGCCGCGGACGTGCCCGGATCGAGCTGGTCGTGAGGGTTGCGACCGCGCGCCTGGTTCTCGATGAAGTACTGCGGTGCGGCCAGCTTGCCGACATCGTGGTAGTACGCGCCCACACGGACGAGCAGTGCATTCGCGTCGATCGCGCGCGCGGCCGCCTCGGCCAGGTTGGCGACGTTGATCGAATGCGCGTAGGTGCCGCTCGCCTCGAGCGAGAGGCGCTTCAGGAGTGGCCGGTTGAGATCCGCCAGCTCCAGCAGCGTCTGGTCCGTCGTGATGCGCGTGAATGCCTCGAACAGCGGCATGAAGCCGAGCGCGAGGAGCGCGCTGCCGACCCCGTTGACGGTGCCCCACGCCGCCGACTCGAGCACTCCGCCACCGACCTCGCCGCGCAGCAGCCCCAGAGCGAGTGCGAGCAGCGCGTAGGAGAACGCGACGAACGCACCGAGGATGAGCCCCTGCGCACGACGTCGCACCACGCGGACGCTGAGCGCCGCCGCGGCACCGCCGATCGCCAGCATCAGGTGTGACGACAGGCTCAGGAACGGCGTCTGTGCGCCGAGCAGCAGTGCGAGCACCAGGCTCATGTTGAGCGCCATGCGCCCGTCCCAGAGCATGGCGATCACCAGGGCGGGAAACGCCATCGGTACGAGCTCGACCGGTGAGCTGGAACCGGAGATCACGGCGGCGGCCGTGATCGTGGTGCCCATGAGGAGCGCGACCAGCAGAACGCTGCGGAAATCCTGGTAGACGCTCGGCCGGTAGAAGAAGAGCAACCCCGCAAAGATCGAGAGCAGCGACAGGTTGATGATGAACGCGCCGGCCTGCCGCGCGAAGCTGCCGCTCCCCTCGCCGAGCGCGCCGATCGAGACGAGGTGCTCCTTGTATGCGGCGACGCGCGCGGCGTCGTCCTCGCGGATCGGCTCGTGCGCAGCCAGGATGCGCTCACCGCGCAGCACTTCGCCCTTGGTCGTAGGCACGGCCGCACGCGCGCGGGCGCGTGCCGTGTCGGTCGCGGCGGCATCCAGCTGCAGGCTCGGGCGGAAGAAGCGCACGAGCACCAGGTGCTGCACATCGGACAGACCCGCCGGTGCGCTCCACGGGATGTTGCCGCGCGCGGCGTCGTACAGGTTCGCCTGGGTGCGCACGGAGTCGCGGTCCACCAGCTGGTCCCGCTCACCACCGGTGATACGGAGCTGCCCGGCGCGCAGCCCCTCGAGATCCGAGGAGCGCGCCACACCGCGCGGCAGCACGTTGCGGATCGTTCGCTGGAGCGACGTCTGCAGCGCGCGCCGGTTGTTCTCTGTGCGCAGCAGCGCGATAAACTCGTCGGTCGGCGTGATCCCGTACGACGACAGGACGTCGCGCATCTCGTTGCGGACGGTCAGGTCCGATCCACCGGTCGTCGCGGCACTGTCGACGAAGCCGAGGAAGGCGCCCACCGAGGACAGCATCGTATCGGCGGCCGTTGCGTCGATCGTGAAGATCGGCGGCACGCTGGCCGCCGCTTCCTCCTGCTCCTGCCTGAGCTCGGCGTCGGATTTCGGCAGCGGGAAGGAGACCTGCGCGATCATGTCGTTCTCGGCGACCATCCCGACCTCGACGACCGGGAAGTCGGGCACGCTCGTCGCCGGGAACAGCAGGCTCACCAGCAGCACGAGCGCGAAGACGACCACGACACGGGCGCCGTGATACAGCCACGTGCCCAGCCCCGCACCCGTCGGGCGCGGCGTGCTCAGGGTGTCGAGGAACTCCTCGGCTCGCTGTGCGGCCACTTACGCCTCCTCCGCCTTTGCCTCGTCCGCCGCGTACGCCTGGATGATGTCCTTCACCAGCCGGTGGCGAACGACGTCCAGCTCGTCGAGGTAGACGGTGGCGATGCCCTCGATGCCGGCGAGGATACGCTCGACCTGCAGCAGCCCGGAACTCACGTGCTTCGGCAGGTCGATCTGCGTCTTGTCGCCCGTGATCACGACGCGCGAGTTCAGCCCGATCCGCGTCAGGAACATCTTCATCTGCGCCTCGGTCGCGTTCTGCGCCTCGTCGAGAATGACGAAGGCATCGGCGAGCGTGCGGCCGCGCATGTACGCGAGCGGCGCGATTTCTATGGTGCGCGATTCGATCGCACGACGCACCCAGTCCGCGGGCATGACATCGTCGAGCGCGTCATAGAGCGGCCGCAGGTAGGGGTCGACCTTCTCCTGCAGGTCGCCCGGCAGGAAGCCGAGGTTCTCCCCCGCCTCCACGGCGGGCCGCGCGAGCACGATGCGCTTGACGCGGTTCTTGCGCAGCGCGTCGACGGCCGCGGCCACGGCGAGGTACGTCTTGCCGGTACCCGCCGGTCCGATCGCGATCACGATGTCGTGCTTCGCGAGCGCCTCGAGGTATGCGGTCTGGCCGGTCGACTTTGCAGCAATGAGCTTTTTCAGACCTGCGAGCAGGACCTGCGGCTCCGCCGTGGCTTCCGGCATGCCGTTGCCGCGGGAGCTCTTGCGGGCTCCCCCGACGCCGCCCCACTGGCGGCGGATGTCCTCGAGATCGAAGGTCTGGCCGACGCGCGAGAGGTTGACGAGTCGCTCGGCAACGGGGGTCGCGCGCTCGACCGCTTCGACGTCGCCGGACAGGATCAGGTGGTCGCCGCGCAGGATCACGCGGATGCCCGCCAGGCGGGCAAGCTCCTGCAGGTTGGCGTCGTTCACGCCGGCGAGCAGCAGGTAATCTGCGCCCTCCGCGGCGACGCGGTGCTCCACGTTCGTGCTATCCAACGACTTCTCCTTGCTCCAGTACTCCGATGTGCAGGTCGCGCAATTCCTCGTCCGGCACCGACGCAGGCGCACCCTCGAAGAGCGCGCGGGCGGCCGTCGTCTTCGGGAAGGCGATCACGTCCCGCAGACTGGCCGCGCCCGAGAGCAGCATCGCCAGCCGGTCGAATCCGAACGCAAAGCCGCCGTGCGGGGGCACGCCATAGCGGAACGCCTCCAGCAGGAAGCCGAACTTCGTTTCTGCGGCCTCTTCGTCCATCCCCAGCGCGCGAAACAGGTGACGCTGTACCCGTGCGTCATGGATACGGATCGAGCCGCTCGCCAGCTCGTTTCCGTTGTACACCGCGTCGTATGCGCGGGACCGCAGGTGCTGGCCGAACAGTGACTCCGCGCCGGAGCGGTCCAGGAACCCGCCGGCCGTGGCCTCGAGCAGCACCGGCACATCCTCGGGATGCGGTGCCGTGAACGGGTGGTGAGCTGCCAGCAGCCGCCCGGCCTCGTCGTCCCACTCGAAGAGCGGGAACTCCGTGACCCACAGCCAGGCGTGCGGCCGCTCCACAGGTACCCCGGCACGGGCGATCAGGTGCAGCCGCAGGGCGCCCAGCGCCGACTCGGCGCCCGGCGTCCCGGCGGCGGGCGCGGCGGGCGGCAGCCCCCGGAAGCGGCCCACGACCACGACCAGCAGATCACCCGCCTGCATGCCGGTGGCCCGGATCAACCGCTCGGAGAGCGCCTCGTCGAGCCCCTTGGCGAACTGGCCCGTGAAGCCCTCGTCGCCGCGCTTGAGCCAGAGCGCGCCCGCGGCGCCGTTGCGGCGCGCGATCGGCGCCAGCTCGTCCAGCTCCTTGCGCGAAAGGGATGCCCCGCCGGGCACCACGATCGCCCGGATCCGGTCGCCACTGTCGGACGTCGCCTGGAACACGCCGAACGTGGACGCCTGCAGCAGCTCCGTCAGATCGATGAACTCCACGCCGTAGCGGGCATCCGGCTTGTCGGAGCCGTAGCGGTCCAGCGCCTCGGCGTATGTCAGGCGGGGAAACGGCAGCGGGTACGCCTCCCCCAGGATCTCCCCGTGGATGGCGGCCACCATCGACTCCGCCGCCGCGAAGATGTCGTCCTCGCTCACGAACGCCATTTCGGCGTCGATCTGTGTGAACTCCGGCTGGCGGTCGGCCCGCAGGTCCTCGTCGCGCAGGCACTTCGCAATCTGGAAATAGCGGTCGTAGCCGGAGACCATGAGCAGCTGCTTGTAGATCTGCGGCGACTGCGGCAGCGCGTAGAACTCGCCCGGATGCACCCGGCTCGGCACGAGGTAGTCACGCGCGCCCTCGGGCGTGCGCCGCGTCAGCATCGGCGTGTCGATCTCCCAGAAGCCCAGCGACGTGAGATGCCGCCGCACGACCTGCGCAAGCCGGTGCCGCAGCTCCAGGTTCCGCTGCAGCTCCTCGCGGCGCAGGTCCAGGTAGCGGTAGCGCAGGCGCAGGTCCTCGGATGCCAGCTCCTCCCCCGCCCCGCGCGCCACCAGGATCGGCGGGGTGGCGGATTCCGCGAGGATCTCCAGCCGGTTGACGCGCACCTCGACGCCGCCGGTGGGCATGTCGGTGTTCGCCATGCCTTCCGGTCGCTCGTGCACGTCGCCCTCGACCTGGATCACCCACTCCGGCGAAAGGTGCGCGGCCCGCTCCATCACCTCCGGCGGCGTCCAGTCCGGACCAAACGAAAGCTGCACCCGACCCGAGCGGTCGCGCAGGTCGACGAAGACGAGGCCGCCCAGGTCGCGGCGGCGGTGGACCCAGCCGGCCAGGCGGACCCGCCGCCCGGCATCCGCCGGCCGCAGGACGCCCGGCTGATCACTCCGATACGATGTCGAGGACTCGACGCTCATTCCCCAGGGTTCTCCGAACGCACAAAAAGAGAAAGATGACGGGGTTCCGGAAGGGCCACAAGCGTGTGCGGCACGCGCCCCCGGCCGCGTGCTGCGCTGCAGCAGTCACCGGGGCGGCACTCCAACCCCTGTCAACCGGTGCCCCCCGGCCCATCGCCCGCTACATTGCCGCCATGGCAGGAAAACTCAGTCCACGGGCGCAGACCCGCATGGCCGAGCTGGGCGAGCTCGATCGCCGGGTGCACACCGTACACGGACTCGTCGAGCAGTACGCCGTCGCCCGCGCCAACCTGGAGTCACTCGAGATTCCGCTCCGACGGAATTTCAGCCAGCTCAAGATGCACTTCATGGGCGCCGGCCTCGACTCCATGTCACAGCTGGCCGGGTCCATGGAGATGGCGATCCGCCGCGGCATGGCGCAGGCCGCCAAGACGCGCATTCTGCGCGAGGCTGTCGGCAGCATGCGGTTTCAGCTGGAGCTGGAGCAGCGATCGGTGGTTTCGGCGGATCGTGAGCGACAGGCGGCGGAAGCTGCGGGCGACGAAGGCTGAGCGACTGCGTCAGGTCGCTTCCGCTTCTCCCAGCACCTGCAGGAACTCGTCGGCGTCGCGCGCGGCGATCAGCCGCTCGCGCACGTCGTCGCGGCGCACGATCCGCGAGATTCGCGAGAGTGCCTTGATGTGAGGGCCCGCGGCGGATTCGGGACCGACCAGCAGGAAGACGAGCGAAACGGGCTGGCCGTCGAGTGCGTCGAAATCGACCGGGGCACGCATGCGGCCCGCTGCCATGCGCAGCTCACCGACGGCGGCGGACTTCCCGTGCGGGATCGCCACGCCATGACCGATGCCGGTCGAGAGCACGGCCTCGCGCTCACGCACGGCCCGCAGCACCTCGTCATGATCCTCCGGGTCCGTCCCCGAGACAACGTTCACCAGCTCGCGCAGCAGCTCTTCCTTGGAACGTGCCTCGAGCGGGATCTTGATCCGCTCCGGCGTCAGCAGTTCGGTCAGGAGCAAATCGACCTCGTACGCCATGCCGCAGGGTTACCGGACTCGTTCGGAACGGGTTAACTTAAGAGGCTGTACCACCACCAGCAAGCTGGCCCGTACGAACCACTTGGGACGCCGCATGAAGCAGCACAGCACCGACCAGCGCAGCGATCTGCTCGAGCTTCCGGCATCGGATGCCGAGGCGGCGCTGCGCGCACACTTCGCGGCGCGGGAGCAGCCCGCCTACCGGGTGCGGCAGGCGGTCACCTGGCTCTACGACCGGGACGCCATGTCGTTCGACGAGATGAGCGACCTGCCCGCGGCCGAGCGTGCCGCGTTGCACGACGCGTTCCGCCTCTGCACTCCGGCGCTCGCGCGGACGGAACGCTCCGCTGACGGCACGGTCAAGCACCTGTGGCAACTTACCGATCACGAGCTGATCGAGTCGGTGCTGATCCCCTCGCGCGACCGGCTGACGCTCTGCATCTCGTCGCAGGCCGGGTGTGCGATGGCGTGCACGTTCTGCGCGACCGGCTGGTCCGGCTACCGACGGCAGCTCACTGCGGGCGAGATCGTTGCGCAGTTCCGCGGCGCGCGCCGCTACGCCGCAGAGCACGACATGGGCGCAATCACGAACGTGGTGTTCATGGGAATGGGTGAGCCGCTCATGAACCGCCGCCACGTTTTCCCCGCCCTGACGCTGCTGAACACCGCATACGGGCTCGGCGCGCGACGCATCACGATCTCGACGGTCGGGGTGGTGCCGGGCATCCTCGAGCTCGCCGAACGCCCCGAGCAGTTCCGCCTCGCCGTTTCGCTGCACGCGCCGACGCACGAGCTGCGGCAGGAGATCGTGCCCATCGAGAAGAAGCACCCGCTGCCCGAGCTGATGGAGGCGCTGCGCCGCTTCGAGGAGGCCGGCGGCCGCCGCATCACGTTCGAGTACGTGCTCATCGACGGTGTGAACGAT comes from Longimicrobiales bacterium and encodes:
- a CDS encoding DUF502 domain-containing protein gives rise to the protein MAEASERTTTKSAHFRRRLIAGVIVIAPVTVTAVVLWWLFNLVDGLLGQFLYPWLPFPIPGLGLIMLLLLLFLVGWGAERALGSRLLAGWSTLLERIPLARRIYAAANSITRTMFGEQERPFKSVVLVEWPAEGRWSIGFLAGVAAGSMRRHVDDGVSVFIPTTPNPTTGFLTVVSRSKTITLDMTIDQAFTFILSAGAATPEGMPVAAARPGRAPAAYPAGSAHSPVSDPTVS
- the ybeY gene encoding rRNA maturation RNase YbeY gives rise to the protein MQVAPALARRTRERPSPASAGTAALLRRAARAALADAPDAELSLTLLDDQGIAALNQEWLKHDGPTDVISFPLYEDGESVIGDVYIGFDQVVRQARENDVAVREELARVAIHGTLHVLGYDHPDGAARLRSGMWRRQERILREVMG
- a CDS encoding HDIG domain-containing protein, which encodes MAAQRAEEFLDTLSTPRPTGAGLGTWLYHGARVVVVFALVLLVSLLFPATSVPDFPVVEVGMVAENDMIAQVSFPLPKSDAELRQEQEEAAASVPPIFTIDATAADTMLSSVGAFLGFVDSAATTGGSDLTVRNEMRDVLSSYGITPTDEFIALLRTENNRRALQTSLQRTIRNVLPRGVARSSDLEGLRAGQLRITGGERDQLVDRDSVRTQANLYDAARGNIPWSAPAGLSDVQHLVLVRFFRPSLQLDAAATDTARARARAAVPTTKGEVLRGERILAAHEPIREDDAARVAAYKEHLVSIGALGEGSGSFARQAGAFIINLSLLSIFAGLLFFYRPSVYQDFRSVLLVALLMGTTITAAAVISGSSSPVELVPMAFPALVIAMLWDGRMALNMSLVLALLLGAQTPFLSLSSHLMLAIGGAAAALSVRVVRRRAQGLILGAFVAFSYALLALALGLLRGEVGGGVLESAAWGTVNGVGSALLALGFMPLFEAFTRITTDQTLLELADLNRPLLKRLSLEASGTYAHSINVANLAEAAARAIDANALLVRVGAYYHDVGKLAAPQYFIENQARGRNPHDQLDPGTSAALVRSHVLEGIRLAEGANLPEAVKQFIPEHHGTQKIAYFLEQARRRDEGVDASEFTYQGPRPQTRETAILMLADSIESAMKVLQDPTAERIRELVDRIVAGKIAEGQLEEAPLTMRELSLIKQQVVTVLLGMYHHRIDYPTQQVPPPAPVAAAGRSSP
- a CDS encoding PhoH family protein, with translation MDSTNVEHRVAAEGADYLLLAGVNDANLQELARLAGIRVILRGDHLILSGDVEAVERATPVAERLVNLSRVGQTFDLEDIRRQWGGVGGARKSSRGNGMPEATAEPQVLLAGLKKLIAAKSTGQTAYLEALAKHDIVIAIGPAGTGKTYLAVAAAVDALRKNRVKRIVLARPAVEAGENLGFLPGDLQEKVDPYLRPLYDALDDVMPADWVRRAIESRTIEIAPLAYMRGRTLADAFVILDEAQNATEAQMKMFLTRIGLNSRVVITGDKTQIDLPKHVSSGLLQVERILAGIEGIATVYLDELDVVRHRLVKDIIQAYAADEAKAEEA
- the aspS gene encoding aspartate--tRNA ligase is translated as MSVESSTSYRSDQPGVLRPADAGRRVRLAGWVHRRRDLGGLVFVDLRDRSGRVQLSFGPDWTPPEVMERAAHLSPEWVIQVEGDVHERPEGMANTDMPTGGVEVRVNRLEILAESATPPILVARGAGEELASEDLRLRYRYLDLRREELQRNLELRHRLAQVVRRHLTSLGFWEIDTPMLTRRTPEGARDYLVPSRVHPGEFYALPQSPQIYKQLLMVSGYDRYFQIAKCLRDEDLRADRQPEFTQIDAEMAFVSEDDIFAAAESMVAAIHGEILGEAYPLPFPRLTYAEALDRYGSDKPDARYGVEFIDLTELLQASTFGVFQATSDSGDRIRAIVVPGGASLSRKELDELAPIARRNGAAGALWLKRGDEGFTGQFAKGLDEALSERLIRATGMQAGDLLVVVVGRFRGLPPAAPAAGTPGAESALGALRLHLIARAGVPVERPHAWLWVTEFPLFEWDDEAGRLLAAHHPFTAPHPEDVPVLLEATAGGFLDRSGAESLFGQHLRSRAYDAVYNGNELASGSIRIHDARVQRHLFRALGMDEEAAETKFGFLLEAFRYGVPPHGGFAFGFDRLAMLLSGAASLRDVIAFPKTTAARALFEGAPASVPDEELRDLHIGVLEQGEVVG
- a CDS encoding PTS sugar transporter subunit IIA, coding for MLLTELLTPERIKIPLEARSKEELLRELVNVVSGTDPEDHDEVLRAVREREAVLSTGIGHGVAIPHGKSAAVGELRMAAGRMRAPVDFDALDGQPVSLVFLLVGPESAAGPHIKALSRISRIVRRDDVRERLIAARDADEFLQVLGEAEAT
- the rlmN gene encoding 23S rRNA (adenine(2503)-C(2))-methyltransferase RlmN, producing MKQHSTDQRSDLLELPASDAEAALRAHFAAREQPAYRVRQAVTWLYDRDAMSFDEMSDLPAAERAALHDAFRLCTPALARTERSADGTVKHLWQLTDHELIESVLIPSRDRLTLCISSQAGCAMACTFCATGWSGYRRQLTAGEIVAQFRGARRYAAEHDMGAITNVVFMGMGEPLMNRRHVFPALTLLNTAYGLGARRITISTVGVVPGILELAERPEQFRLAVSLHAPTHELRQEIVPIEKKHPLPELMEALRRFEEAGGRRITFEYVLIDGVNDAPEHARALVSLIRGFPSHVNLIPYNPIPGPDWKTSKPAAMQRFLQILEDSGVAATIRTPRGKDIAAACGQLRAEHAVSPPKPYVELTKRRALEEV